CTTAAAGAATACACGCAAGTGATTATTAAAGAGGCTGACCGCTTACACAGCCTGATGGATCGACTGCTGGCACCGCACCGGGTGCCCAAGTATGAACCCACCAATATTCACGAGGTACTTGAGCGCGTGCGCAGTTTGCTATTGGCAGAGTCGCCCAATCATATCCGCGTCATTCGCGATTATGACACCAGCCTGCCAGAATTGATCGGTGACCGCGAAAAGCTTATCCAAGCCGTGCTGAATATTGCTCGTAACGCGGCGCAAGCGATGCAGCAACATCAAACGGACAACGCCAGCATCACTTTCCGTACTCGGGCGGAGCGACAAATTACCCTAGCTAGAAAACGTTATCGGGTAGGGATTCACCTTGAAATTATTGATAACGGTCCGGGCATCCCGGCGGGCATCAAAGAACGTATTTTTTACCCCTTAGTCTCTGGCCGCGAGGGCGGCACTGGCTTAGGGCTAGCGCTAGCACAAACATTTATTACGCAACACCATGGCATGATCGATTGTGATTCACAGCCAGGAAAAACCACTTTTCATATATTGCTACCGATCGAAAGTACGCAATTAAAATCATCAGCATAAAAAATTACGAGAAATAGCTATGAAACCAATCTGGATCTTAGACGATGACAAATCCATCCGCTGGGTGTTTGAAAAAGCACTTGCACGCACGGACTTTGACTTTAAAACCTTTTCGTCCCCCGCCGAAGCACTCAATGCCTTGAACAGAGAGCAGCCTCAGGTCATTGTCAGCGACATCCGCATGCCCAACGGCTCAGGGCTGGATTTTTTGTCTGAGGTGAAGCAGCGTTTCCCCGATATTCCGGTGATCATTATGACTGCCTACTCAGACCTTGAAAGCGCGGTTGCCGCCTTTCAAGGTGGCGCCTTTGAGTATCTAGCCAAACCCTTTGATGTCGATCAAGCCATTGAGATCATCAAGCGGGCAGTGGAAGAAAGTATGCGGCAGTCGGTGGAGGCGGTTGAAGATAGCGGCCCATCACCAGAAATTATCGGCCAAGCCCCCGCCATGCAAGAAGTATTTCGCGCCATCGGCCGTTTAAGCCGCTCGCACTCTACGGTGCTGATCAATGGCGAATCCGGTAGTGGTAAAGAGTTAGTCGCCAGCGCCCTGCACAGACACAGCCCACGCACGGATAAACCTTTCATAGCGATTAATACCGCTGCGATTCCCAAAGATTTACTCGAATCTGAATTGTTTGGCCATGAACGGGGCGCTTTTACAGGCGCTGCAGCCGCGAGACGAGGTCGATTTGAGCAAGCCGATAACGGCACCTTATTTTTAGATGAGATCGGCGACATGCCAGCTGATTTGCAAACGCGCCTGTTACGCGTATTGTCTGACGGCCAATTTTATCGGGTCGGCGGCCACCAACCGATCAAAGTCAATGTGCGCGTCATTGCGGCAACGCACCAAGACCTCGAAGAGCGTGTCAAACAAGGCTTGTTCCGTGAGGATCTATTTCATCGCTTAAACGTCATCCGCCTGCGTTTACCGCCCTTGCGCGAGCGCAGGGAAGACATCCCCCTGCTCACCAAGCATTTTCTCGCTCACAGCGCGCAACAGCTAGGTGTAGAGCCCAAACAGTTATCGCAAGCGGCTATCAAATATTTAATGTCCGTCAACTGGAGCGGTAACGTCCGTCAACTAGAGAACGTATGTCATTGGCTGACCGTGATGGCACCGGGCCAAAACGTCGATGTGAACGACCTACCCCCTGAACTCAAAGAAGACACCGGCAAACAAAATACCGGCGGATCTTGGCAAGAAGCGCTGGCGCAAGAAGTCACCGATGCGCTCAATCGGGGTGAAACCAATATTTTGGACGCCAAAACCAAAGAATTCGAGCGCATTCTCATTACCCGCGCACTCGCCCACACCGACGGTCGTCGTATCGAGGCAGCTAACCAGTTAGGCATGGGTCGCAACACCCTCACGCGAAAAATTCAAGAGCTGGCGATTGATGATTAGCTTAGGCTAGAGCGTTGCAATGAATACTGATCCTTACATTTCTATGCATCAATTAGCATAAACTGAAGTTTGTGTTGTTAACGCTTACTACACTCACACCTCTTTTAGTGGTGATGCAAAGGGTGGTACAGGTCCCCTAGGTCTTGGCAGCGGTAATGCTGACAGCGTCAATAACATTACCACTGGCTTGTTGCCTAACTACTTAAGCGTTTCTGGAAAAACCCGTCAGAACGATCTGGATGTAGGTTTTACCATCAGCATTAACCCAGGTGCCTCTACCACACAAGCTGGTATTCAAAACGGTGGCTCAACGGGCAGGACAGGCAACCAAGAAAACCGTCAAGCATTCCTGACTTTCGGTGATGCTTCTTGGGGTTCTGTCAAGCTTGGTAAAGATTTAGGCATTTTCGCTTCAGATGCTATTTTAAACGACATGACTTTATTGGGTGTTGGCGCTGGCGCTGGTTCTCTGGCGGGCAATACAACCACTTTAGGTCGTATTGGTACGGGTTTTATCTATGCTGACTGGAAGGCGCAAATCGCCTACACCACCCCAAATTGGAATGGTTTCCAAGCAACCGCAGGTTTGACACAAGCCTTTGATGCATCAAGTAGTCTGCAGACACCAAATAAAGATGCAAACGCTTTTTCTGGCAAACGTGGTGGCTCACAAAGCGCCTACGAAGCTAAAGCTTCTTACGAGTGGACGGGTGATGTTGCGGGTAAGGTCTGGATGTCTGCAATTACTCAAAAATTTGAGGATTTAAAGAACTCCGTATCAATAACAAGTGGCGTGGACAACCGTGCGACAGCATTCGATATTGGCTCGACTGTTAATGTGGCTGGTTTTGGCCTAACCGGTTATTACTATACTGGTCGTGGCTTGGGTCAAACCGTCCAGTTCAACGATGGCTTCGACATCAAAGGTTCTCGTCGTGATTCTGATGGCTGGTATGTGCAAGGAACTTATGTTGTTCCGGGCGTAAGCACAAAATTAGGCGTTAGCTATGGCTTGTCTACATTAGATGGCACAAGCCATGATAAAACAGTTGTAGGTAGTGGTAACTTCAAGAAAATTGAAGACTCCATGTGGACCATTGGTGCGTATCATCCTCTGACCAAGCACTTGAACTTGGTAGCAGAATACTCACAATCACAACGTGAGGTAGATTCAAGCGTGGTTGCGAACGACCTGAAAGCGAAGGCAAAAACCGTTTCTTTGGGTGCTATTTTGTTCTTCTAAGCGCACACAATAACTTCACATGTAGCTAACGACATGGATCGGCTAGCGATAGCCAGACCAGAACGGGAAATAACAGTATGTTATTTCCCGTTTGTCGTTTTGGCGCAACAAAAAACTAACATTATTTAAATATTGTATATTTGAGTTAGAATCCTGCCTTATTTTTATTGAAAACTTCATTATGCGCGGTGCACTTTTACAGAAGATTGTCAGTCTTGATGAATTTTTGAACCATCCCGGACAGGTTCAAACGATGGCGCATGGGCAGCCTGTGGTGGTCGTGAATCAGGATAAACCCCTATTTTACCTACTGACGCCCGACGATCTAACGGCGATGATTGGTAACGCACATGAGGTAAATTCCCCATTAAATCATGCGCTTGTAAAAAGTATTGGCGATTATACAAACGACTTGATTCAAAATGCGCAATCGCGTTACAAACGAAATATTTTGTCAAAAAAGAGTGTTGATATCCTCAGCTATCGGATCAAAAAACACATCCTACCTTTTTTCAAAACCTTGGCTATTTCTGACATCAACACCAAGGTGCTGGCTAATTTTGTCGATTATTTAAATGAAGCAGAGATTGGTAACGTGGCGATCGCACAATATTTAATGATCGTAAAAATGGCTTTGCAAGCGAGTCAACGCCAAGGTCATCTTGATACCCTACCTGAATTCCCCTCGATTACCTCCAAACGGCAGTCACGAGGCGCTTTTACCTTGCAGGAATATGCGCTATTACTCAGGACTGCTTGGCGCATGCGAGAGCAAACTTTTAATTTTCAAAACGTATTACATTTGAATGCAATGGGCTTAGATAAACGCTTATTAACCATGCGCAAAGAGATGTATTACCTGATCAGCTTTATGGTGAACAGTTTTGTCAGGCCAAGTGACATCAAGGTGATGAAGCACATGCATGTGAAGCGCATAGAACGTGCACAAACGTATTTACGCTTGAGTCTGCCAGAAACCAAAGGCCACGATGCACCGATAGTGACATTACGTCAGGCAGTGAACGTGTATGAAAAATTACACAAGGACGCAAAAGCGCGTGGCTATGGTAAACCAGACGACTATGTATTTTTACCAGAGATTAAGAACCGCGATTATGCGATGCGTATTCTCGGATTTCTCTTCAATTGGCTACTTTTCGAAACAGATTTAAAACAAGGCCCGCACGGTATTGGTCGCACGCTGTATAGTTTGCGGCATACCGCCATTACATTTCGATTGCTTTATGGGCAGGGCATCGACATGCTCACCTTGGCACGCAACGCACGCACCTCGGTGAGCATGATTGAGAAACACTACGCATCTACCTTGAGCGGTGAAATGAACATCAGCCTGTTACAAAGCAAGCGCATGCAAAAACATGTTTAACAGCATGGAAATGCCTAAGAAATTGCAAACGGGGCTACTAGTTGTATTGTCCGATGGCAAATTTTATTGAGTGAACGGCTAACAAGCCTAAAGATCGATGTCTGTGCCATTGCGGCGACTCCACCAAAAACTCGAAGAGCGTAACGAATAAGCCTTGTCCCGTCAGAGAGCTTTTTTCAACAATTAAGCGCCGTCAACCTTGGTTTAAAGCCCTCAGGCAAGCACAAGGAAAGTTCCAACCAACAAAACAAAAATTTGAGCATACTCCAATTAAGCAAGCACCATCTTGCACAGATTATTTTCGTATCTGGACATAATCAGTTAATCATAGGACGAACTGCGCTAACACTTAAAGTTTAGCAACGAGGATTGATGATTGATTAAAGTGGCTGTTTTTTAACACGTAACAATGGGAAAGAACTTTCTTTATTTGCATCAATTTTAGTAATAAAAAAAACCTGCGCCAATCGCGAATCCTGTCTAGTTTTCCCGAAAAAATTATTCGCGCAATGGTGTATGTCACCCTCAAAAAGAATAAGTGAGTTGTACACGTTATTCACACGAACTACTTCATCAAACATCTCATGATAACTAAAATCAATGGGCTCTTTGCGTTTAAATCGCTCATCATTTTCTTTAATTCTTTTCCAGTATAAATCTTCATCGTAACTGGCATTTTTTCTGAATAACGAAGTGCCAGAATCTAATGGCGCATCTGGTGTCAAGTACAGCACGCCAGCGAATACCGTATTTTGATCCTGATGAATCAATCCATGATCATATTCACCCTCTACGATTTGAAAGCTAGTATTTATTTGCCAACGCATAACATCATGCTCTGGGATATGAAATGCACTGATAAGCTTCTTACAGACCTTTTCATAGAGAGATTGACTTAACTCTCTTAACTCCTTCGTTCTGCTTCCCGGAAAAACATACTCAATGTCTTTCATTTCATGACAATAAGTATATTTTTGTGCCAACGCATATTTTCTGATTTCATCTGGATTTTCATAAAACTCTGAAATAACGGTGACAGGGTAAAGCTTCATGGATAGAACTTTCGATGTATTTAATCAATAAAAAAACGGCAACCGAAGTTGCCGTTTTCTGACTTTTAATTTAAGCAGTTAAACTGCGTTAAACTAGAAGAATAAGATAGCGCCCAAAGAAACAGTTTTGGACTTACCATCTAAGTCAGCAGCATTTCTGTTGTTAACTTCTGATTTAGCTGTAGAGTACTCTGCAACCAAGTTCAAATGCTTCGTAATTGGGTGGTATGCACCAACTGTCCACATTGAGTTTTGGTACTCGCTGAATGTCTCACCGCTGTTACCATCAAGGGTTGATTCACCGTATGAAACGCCCAATTTTGTAGATACACCTGGAATAGTGTATGTACCTTGAACGTACCAGTCATCGGAGTCACGACGCTTACCGTTTGCATCGAAACCGTCACGCAACATAACTGTGGTACCAGTACCACGGCCTTTGTTATAGTAACCAGTCAAGCCAAAGTCTGCAACTTTGATAGATGCACCGATATCCATAGCAGTTGCACGATCAGAACCCAAATCGTTTGCTACGTTAACAGTTTTAAGTTGATCAACTTTTTGTGAAAAGAATGATGTCCAAACTTTACCAGCAACATCACCAGTCCACTCGTAAGATGCTTTACCTTCGAATGCAGGCTGTGAACCACCACGACCAACACTTGTAGCACTACCAAATGCACCGGAAGCAGTTGTTGTTTGACCTGCGCCGAATGTGTTCCATGCTTGAGTTACACCAGCTGTGAATTGGAAACCATTCCAGTTTGGTGATGTGTAAGCAACTTGTGATTTCCAGTCAGCGTACATGAAACCTGTACCGATACGACCTAAAGTAGTTGTGTTGCCGGCCAGAGCACCTGCACCTGAACCAACGCCCAACAATGTCATGTCGTTCAAGATAGCGTCTGAAGCGTAAATGCCCAGATCTTTACCCAGCTTGATAGAACCCCATGAAGCATCACCGAATGTCAAGAATGCTTGACGATTTTCTTGGTTACCACCGAAGCTGTTACCGTTTGGGTTAGCATTCTGGATACCGGAGTTTGTAGTTGATGAACCTGGGTTAATGCTGATTGTGAAACCAACATCCAGATCGTTCTGACGTGTTTTACCAGAAACGCTCAGGTAGTTTGGCAACAAACCAGTAGTAATGTTGTTCTGTGTGTTGTCACCGTTTTCAGTTTGACCACCAATACCAGTAACGTTATCGCCGCTAGTGCTAGTAGTTGTGTAGTATGCGTTAACAACGCCACCGATGTCCAAAGTCCAGTCACCAGCTGGGATAGTAATGCCAGCTTGTGCGCCAGTAGCGGCAGCGAACAGCGCTGCTGCAACTGCAACGTTCAATTTTGTATTCATACGAATCTCCAAAAATGTTGTTTTCACAACTTGTGTAAGGATATTGCTTTTTAAGATGAGCGCAAAAACGCTCATACTCGAGAACTCCTGCGGAACCACTGAAAGCGTTTCCAGCAAGGTCAGAGCAATTCTTGCAAATGCAGGGGTCGCGGCGCAAGTGAATACGTCATATTGCTTAGCCCAAGTTTGTTTTGTTGCAGATTTGCAACAATCTTGGCGGTAGGATAGGGAAGCTGATGATGAAAAGGAATTGTTTTATTGGGCTGTTCAAACTAAATTTACCTAAAAGTTTCTGCTAGGATAGCAATTTAGCGGGGTTACCCCCGTTATAAACTTTTATTGTTGTTTCAATTTTGCCGGGGTTAGTCATGATTTCTGATATTCAGTTGTGTAGTCGTTTTATTGATACATTAGACTGGATTTGCCAAGTACTCATCAGACACTCTGATGACTTCAATGTCGCTTTGGTGAAAATCGCCTATGGTGATGATAATAGTTTAGGTGAAGCGTATGGCGCGCCAGAGGCCCTCCGGCAACTGTCTTCATTGACGCACGACTTACAACAGTCTTTCAGGCGGTCCGATTTGGTCGGTAGGGAGGGGACAGATTTTTGGATTTTGTTCCCGTATACCCGTGTGACGGATAATGTCTATGACAAACTGATGGATGTGATTCAAGGCGCTGAGCACGTGAGCCTGAATATTGTTGAGCGCGAAATCGCCATTTTTGAACTGCCGGTCATCTACACCAAAGCCATGGTAAAGCCTGACCGAGCGCACTCATTGCTCAAGCACCTCAAAAGTAATCAATCAAGTTTGGCCAGCCATGTGTTTAAACTGGCACACCTCTAAACATTAAAGGTGTGCGCTCTGAAGCGCTTTGATCAAAGTACGCACCGGCGTCGGCAAAGCAGCAGCAATGGCGTCTGAAAGCGTCAGCCATTGCATATGTGGCGGCAGCGAGGGGCGTCGGGCAATAAGC
This Methylophilus medardicus DNA region includes the following protein-coding sequences:
- the glnL gene encoding nitrogen regulation protein NR(II), translating into MVQKSPNGFNGLEHIATAVILLNNQLEVTYANSSAEILFAFSANQIQGVHMHDVFFNCEILQMAVTNAIQTQSPYREHEFTLTTQRGQTTAVTCTVTPISTMFNQTAEDMLILEFVQMDQQLRIAREERMLIQQQANSELLRNLAHEIRNPLGGLRGAAQLLEFELPQPSLKEYTQVIIKEADRLHSLMDRLLAPHRVPKYEPTNIHEVLERVRSLLLAESPNHIRVIRDYDTSLPELIGDREKLIQAVLNIARNAAQAMQQHQTDNASITFRTRAERQITLARKRYRVGIHLEIIDNGPGIPAGIKERIFYPLVSGREGGTGLGLALAQTFITQHHGMIDCDSQPGKTTFHILLPIESTQLKSSA
- the ntrC gene encoding nitrogen regulation protein NR(I), which produces MKPIWILDDDKSIRWVFEKALARTDFDFKTFSSPAEALNALNREQPQVIVSDIRMPNGSGLDFLSEVKQRFPDIPVIIMTAYSDLESAVAAFQGGAFEYLAKPFDVDQAIEIIKRAVEESMRQSVEAVEDSGPSPEIIGQAPAMQEVFRAIGRLSRSHSTVLINGESGSGKELVASALHRHSPRTDKPFIAINTAAIPKDLLESELFGHERGAFTGAAAARRGRFEQADNGTLFLDEIGDMPADLQTRLLRVLSDGQFYRVGGHQPIKVNVRVIAATHQDLEERVKQGLFREDLFHRLNVIRLRLPPLRERREDIPLLTKHFLAHSAQQLGVEPKQLSQAAIKYLMSVNWSGNVRQLENVCHWLTVMAPGQNVDVNDLPPELKEDTGKQNTGGSWQEALAQEVTDALNRGETNILDAKTKEFERILITRALAHTDGRRIEAANQLGMGRNTLTRKIQELAIDD
- a CDS encoding porin, which codes for MLPNYLSVSGKTRQNDLDVGFTISINPGASTTQAGIQNGGSTGRTGNQENRQAFLTFGDASWGSVKLGKDLGIFASDAILNDMTLLGVGAGAGSLAGNTTTLGRIGTGFIYADWKAQIAYTTPNWNGFQATAGLTQAFDASSSLQTPNKDANAFSGKRGGSQSAYEAKASYEWTGDVAGKVWMSAITQKFEDLKNSVSITSGVDNRATAFDIGSTVNVAGFGLTGYYYTGRGLGQTVQFNDGFDIKGSRRDSDGWYVQGTYVVPGVSTKLGVSYGLSTLDGTSHDKTVVGSGNFKKIEDSMWTIGAYHPLTKHLNLVAEYSQSQREVDSSVVANDLKAKAKTVSLGAILFF
- a CDS encoding tyrosine-type recombinase/integrase; this translates as MRGALLQKIVSLDEFLNHPGQVQTMAHGQPVVVVNQDKPLFYLLTPDDLTAMIGNAHEVNSPLNHALVKSIGDYTNDLIQNAQSRYKRNILSKKSVDILSYRIKKHILPFFKTLAISDINTKVLANFVDYLNEAEIGNVAIAQYLMIVKMALQASQRQGHLDTLPEFPSITSKRQSRGAFTLQEYALLLRTAWRMREQTFNFQNVLHLNAMGLDKRLLTMRKEMYYLISFMVNSFVRPSDIKVMKHMHVKRIERAQTYLRLSLPETKGHDAPIVTLRQAVNVYEKLHKDAKARGYGKPDDYVFLPEIKNRDYAMRILGFLFNWLLFETDLKQGPHGIGRTLYSLRHTAITFRLLYGQGIDMLTLARNARTSVSMIEKHYASTLSGEMNISLLQSKRMQKHV
- a CDS encoding DUF6445 family protein, whose product is MKLYPVTVISEFYENPDEIRKYALAQKYTYCHEMKDIEYVFPGSRTKELRELSQSLYEKVCKKLISAFHIPEHDVMRWQINTSFQIVEGEYDHGLIHQDQNTVFAGVLYLTPDAPLDSGTSLFRKNASYDEDLYWKRIKENDERFKRKEPIDFSYHEMFDEVVRVNNVYNSLILFEGDIHHCANNFFGKTRQDSRLAQVFFITKIDANKESSFPLLRVKKQPL
- a CDS encoding porin, whose amino-acid sequence is MNTKLNVAVAAALFAAATGAQAGITIPAGDWTLDIGGVVNAYYTTTSTSGDNVTGIGGQTENGDNTQNNITTGLLPNYLSVSGKTRQNDLDVGFTISINPGSSTTNSGIQNANPNGNSFGGNQENRQAFLTFGDASWGSIKLGKDLGIYASDAILNDMTLLGVGSGAGALAGNTTTLGRIGTGFMYADWKSQVAYTSPNWNGFQFTAGVTQAWNTFGAGQTTTASGAFGSATSVGRGGSQPAFEGKASYEWTGDVAGKVWTSFFSQKVDQLKTVNVANDLGSDRATAMDIGASIKVADFGLTGYYNKGRGTGTTVMLRDGFDANGKRRDSDDWYVQGTYTIPGVSTKLGVSYGESTLDGNSGETFSEYQNSMWTVGAYHPITKHLNLVAEYSTAKSEVNNRNAADLDGKSKTVSLGAILFF